A stretch of Salvelinus alpinus chromosome 4, SLU_Salpinus.1, whole genome shotgun sequence DNA encodes these proteins:
- the LOC139573484 gene encoding rho GTPase-activating protein 33-like isoform X1, whose amino-acid sequence MLYKDFVDGVAYKPYFVTTVNLDISDVFLRFVSSLSPFEAWSTDNLDTSGEPTTRSVGTTANLKGKMSKRLSVVKGHFPKLVDCAHFHYDNVEFCSIELQFANEQSDASWNSGSAKDLVFLVQVSCQAKTWMVRRSYEEFRTLDAHLHQCIYDRRYSQLLPLPPLSEIGDRVEIFTPLLSEYLSRLSMIVDNKLNCGPVLSWMEIDNRGNRFLLKEEASLNVPAIAAAHVIKRYTAQASDEISIEVGDILSVIDMPPKEDSNWWRGKHGFQVGFFPSECVELISEKPQSTAKIDGDPANASAPGPPSPTSVSKKHSKLMGFLRTFMKSRPTKQKLKQRGILKERVFGCDLGEHLLNSGLDVPQVLKSCSEFIEKHGVVDGIYRHSGVSSNIQKLRHEFDSENVPDLTKDMYMQDIHCVGSLCKLYFRELPNPLLTYQLYDKFADCMGEMTDDERMVKVHDVIQQLPPPHYRTLEYLVRHLAGLATCSGETNMHIKNLAIVWAPNLLRSMEIEAVGLSGADPFKEVRIQSVVVEFLLSHVDVLFSDSFTSVGRFTGTGRHSLTRPKSFVSTRLLSLEEAQARTQAPLLLQGAPVQFQGQFHTVLDHPVDRRKRGMKVRKAAGGSWKTFFAIGKPPGAGRRKPMRISSLFQPATSHAGCRVDTVTLRSAKSEESLSSQHSEAGQSKRLRRPRSSSDGLSLAASMDPQHLPQRPPSRLPSSRSYDSLLPEDRRPREDGDNEEDEDEEGIYMLPDFSNQDPAASWMAEDVIDFSPTFLEDGPIGLSSSAVTAGGRESPPTATPPPYRCLSHQGHSHSSSQRSITEDPDSVLNQSDAAVRRSLIIAATAPPPQVFCQHRPANTSPSAGQSGEGSNLSTSNSQGQPTTPVTSAPPAQPPPERRSFTRKMVNAFSQKAPKCPTLDISDPVSISVPAKVLDMIGGRAGELQPGIPSSGPSQSQPPQMISMLLRSCDFQLTESCQQEIRSKLGPEAKIRGQGITEPTGAPLLSQPPPPPPKNPARLMALALAESANKALRQGASPPYRPPQSRSQDVADTRYQRSLSADAGELLSSDPNQLYSTVRPLSVWMTEGEGNATETAADTGHGQGERTPGQVCGSVHMSDTETLSSETSDSVASNSELSGGGASGDDQTPSPIYKNQKQLPQSQLPKPVQSGERPSPTESQSQRKPPAYSRQFSAPHLQQKSTSTQSKPYSAHPQLLHSKSESPLTQVCAFQPTRPKVPPKPLDLERPHRAPLAQNEMRRSLDSGRIRRIFGQQGNPPLARAFSERLSGPPDHLARYHAARAASQPSPGQQPPQQAQIRPVPLSSTSEDQGKMENFYYEIAGPENPQGPPSYARHSYQNMRLDLEDNFRPAPHPEANKRPISRGHHQPQPLHHNQGGPRGERGPQLWSKEATRAWAAAHSQSHSFFHGHSHSHHHSQDGSTHHHHPSHHHPRLQTSSSVRQARSEMHPLPSSMVPLALYQHQRNLHRSNRSASTDLNSSQLHPYFENGKVCYRKPEEAPLSLSQPPQGKSLQGQPSQPSPPQSHRPTSKDLSEPIYVNFPFPSPSTGAQNTKSWTSTDLDGDSTQDSEPLATPNPEDQRQSSPRLAPDQGGSTSVSLTPSTPDSPAAHNDSAATTPGSIQESNFLPARTASTSTGIHYRSRSDPQSSSCSTEPIPGLSGKEIASLLIEKLAEEERAEGPSTVTSSSASSSPAMEHPANPYPSQQHNQPPPAYNVYTPGPSLIRAPQRAGAEGFQRLDPLRRSSPGGQYRQAFDVMPSGDQVLKYYRTQDFTPGPQGEHQSSGANPYPPRQHYQEPSYPIQSPQDPCSSSYPSQPLLEPSDSPSAAFSNLTLGAPRPYPGQPGGLQYSQYPFHPGPMLGQYPNPPPRRDVVHEPVLRPQGLRNQRGLARQGSLPGPSPNWTIHTEGQTRSYC is encoded by the exons ATGCTGTATAAAGATTTTGTAGATGGTGTAGCCTATAAACCATACTTTGTTACTACAGTCAATCTAGATATATCTGATGTCTTCTTGAGATTCGTGTCCTCCCTATCTCCCTTTGAG GCTTGGAGCACCGATAATCTGGACACTTCCGGGGAGCCCACTACCCGCTCCGTGGGCACCACTGCCAACTTGAAGGGGAAGATGAGCAAGAG GCTGTCTGTTGTGAAAGGTCACTTCCCTAAGCTTGTTGACTGTGCCCACTTCCACTATGACAATGTGGAGTTTTGCTCCATCGAG TTGCAGTTTGCAAACGAGCAGAGCGATGCCAGCTGGAACTCGGGCTCTGCCAAAGACCTGGTTTTCCTGGTGCAGGTGTCCTGCCAG GCTAAGACGTGGATGGTTCGGCGCTCCTATGAGGAGTTCCGTACTCTGGACGCTCACCTCCACCAGTGTATCTACGACCGGCGTTACTCCCAGCTGCTGCCCCTGCCACCCCTCAGCGAGATCGGGGACAGGGTAGAG ATCTTCACCCCGCTGCTGTCGGAGTACCTGAGCCGCCTCTCCATGATCGTGGACAACAAGCTCAACTGTGGGCCTGTGCTCAGCTGGATGGAG ATTGACAACCGTGGGAATCGGTTCCTCCTGAAAGAGGAAGCTTCGCTCAACGTTCCCGCCATCGCCGCTGCTCATGTCATCAAGCGCTACACGGCGCAGGCCAGCGACGAGATCTCCATTGAG gtgGGAGATATCCTGTCTGTAATTGATATGCCACCCAAAGAGGACTCCAACTGGTGGAGGGGGAAGCATGGCTTCCAG GTGGGCTTCTTCCCCAGTGAGTGTGTGGAGCTCATCAGCGAGAAGCCTCAGTCCACCGCTAAAATAG ATGGAGATCCAGCCAACGCCAGCGCACCAGGACCTCCCTCTCCTACATCCG TTTCTAAGAAGCACAGCAAGCTGATGGGATTCCTGCGCACCTTTATGAAGTCCAGGCCCACCAAGCAGAAGCTCAAACAGAGAGGCATTCTTAAGGAGAGGGTGTTCGGCTGCGACCTGGGAGAGCACCTCCTCAACTCAGGACTGGACG TTCCACAGGTTCTGAAGAGCTGCTCAGAGTTCATAGAGAAGCATGGTGTGGTGGATGGCATCTACAGGCACTCTGGAGTCTCCTCCAACATTCAGAAACTCCG aCATGAGTTTGACAGTGAGAACGTTCCAGACCTGACCAAGGATATGTACATGCAGGACATCCACTGTGTGGGGTCCCTGTGTAAGCTCTACTTCAGAGAGCTGCCCAACCCCCTGCTCACCTACCAGCTCTACGACAAGTTTGCT GACTGTATGGGAGAGATGACAGACGACGAGCGCATGGTGAAAGTACATGATGTCATCCAGCAGCtcccaccaccacactacag gaccCTGGAGTACCTCGTTAGACACCTGGCTGGTCTGGCCACCTGCAGCGGAGAGACCAACATGCACATCAAGAACCTGGCCATTGTCTGGGCCCCCAACCTGCtcag ATCTATGGAGATCGAGGCGGTGGGTCTGAGTGGTGCTGACCCGTTTAAGGAGGTGCGGATCCAGTCTGTGGTGGTGGAGTTTCTCCTCAGTCACGTGGACGTGCTCTTCAGTGACTCCTTCACCTCTGTAGGACGCTTCACAGGCACAG gGCGGCACTCTCTGACCAGGCCCAAGTCCTTTGTGTCCACCAGGCTGCTCTCCCTAGAAGAGGCCCAGGCCAGGACACAGgctcctctgctcctccagggGGCACCAGTCCAGTTCCAGGGCCAGTTCCACACCGTGCTGGACCACCCTGTCGACAG gaggaagagagggatgaaggtaCGGAAGGCAGCTGGAGGGAGCTGGAAGACATTCTTTGCGATCGGGAAGCCTCCGGGGGCGGGGCGACGTAAACCAATGAGGATTAGCTCCCTGTTCCAGCCCGCCACCTCACACGCAG GTTGTCGTGTGGACACTGTGACCCTGCGTTCAGCTAAGAGTGAGGAATCCTTATCGTCCCAGCACAGTGAAGCAG gaCAGTCGAAGCGTCTGCGGCGGCCCCGCTCCAGCAGTGACGGTCTGTCTTTGGCTGCCTCCATGGACCCTCAGCACCTGCCCCAGCGCCCCCCGTCCCGCCTGCCTTCCAGCCGCTCGTATGATAGCCTGCTGCCTGAGGACCGCCGGCCCAGGGAGGATGGAGACAATGAGGAGGATGAAGACGAGGAAGGCATCTACATGCTGCCTGACTTCTCCAACCAGGACCCGGCTGCTTCCTGGATGGCCGAGGACGTCATTGACTTCAGCCCCACCTTCCTGGAGGACGGACCAATCGGCTTGAGCAGCAGCGCAGTCACCGCGGGCGGCAGGGAGTCCCCGCCCACTGCCACGCCCCCTCCCTACCGCTGCCTCAGCCACCAAGGACACTCTCACTCCAGCAGCCAGCGCTCAATCACAGAGGACCCCGACTCGGTGCTCAACCAATCGGATGCGGCCGTCAGGAGGAGTCTGATCATCGCCGCCACAGCCCCGCCACCTCAGGTGTTCTGTCAACACAGACCGGCCAATACCAGCCCATCTGCCGGCCAATCAGGGGAAGGCTCCAACCTGAGTACCTCAAACAGCCAGGGCCAGCCCACTACACCTGTGACCTCTGCCCCCCCTGCTCAGCCCCCACCAGAGAGAAGATCTTTCACCCGGAAGATGGTGAACGCCTTCTCACAAAAAGCCCCCAAGTGCCCTACACTGGACATCTCTGACCCTGTATCCATCAGCGTCCCTGCTAAG GTGTTGGACATGATTGGCGGGCGAGCTGGTGAATTACAGCCTGGCATCCCGAGCAGCGGCCCCTCCCAGTCACAGCCTCCTCAGATGATCTCCATGCTGCTTCGGTCATGTGACTTCCAGCTGACGGAGAGCTGCCAGCAGGAGATCCGCAGCAAACTGGGCCCCGAGGCCAAGATCAGAGGACAGG gTATAACGGAACCCACCGGTGCCCCCCTgctctcccagcctccccctccacctcctaaAAACCCAGCACGCCTCATGGCCCTGGCCCTGGCTGAGAGTGCCAACAAGGCCCTGAGACAGGGCGCCTCGCCCCCCTACCGCCCCCCTCAGTCCCGGTCCCAGGACGTAGCCGACACCCGCTACCAGAGGTCCCTGTCTGCCGACGCAGGAGAGCTGCTGTCCTCTGACCCCAATCAGCTCTACTCCACAGTGCGCCCCCTGTCTGTGTGGATGACCGAGGGAGAGGGAAACGCGACAGAGACTGCAGCAGATACAGGACATGGCCAGGGAGAGAGGACTCCAGGACAGGTGTGTGGGAGTGTGCACATGTCT GATACGGAGACCCTGTCCTCTGAGACGTCTGACTCTGTGGCGTCCAACTCGGAGCTGTCTGGTGGGGGCGCCTCTGGAGACGACCAGACCCCCAGCCCCATCTACAAGAACCAGAAGCAGCTGCCCCAGTCACAGCTACCCAAACCAGTCCAGTCTGGGGAGAGACCTAGCCCCACTGAGTCCCAGTCTCAGAGGAAGCCCCCAGCCTACTCACGCCAGTTCTCTGCCCCTCACCTCCAACAGAAATCAACCTCTACCCAGTCAAAGCCGTACTCGGCCCACCCCCAGCTCCTGCACTCCAAGTCAGAGTCCCCTCTGACTCAGGTCTGTGCTTTCCAGCCCACCCGCCCCAAAGTACCCCCTAAGCCACTGGATCTGGAGCGTCCCCACAGAGCACCACTGGCCCAGAATGAGATGCGTCGCTCCCTGGACTCCGGGCGCATCAGGCGGATCTTTGGTCAGCAGGGGAACCCTCCTCTGGCCAGGGCCTTCTCAGAGCGTCTGAGTGGACCTCCAGACCACCTCGCCCGCTACCACGCAGCCAGGGCAGCCAGCCAACCATCCCCGGGTCAGCAGCCCCCTCAGCAGGCCCAGATCCGGCCCgtgcccctctcctccacctcagaGGACCAGGGAAAGATGGAGAACTTCTACTACGAGATCGCCGGGCCTGAGAACCCGCAGGGCCCCCCCAGCTACGCCCGCCACAGCTACCAGAACATGAGGCTGGACCTGGAGGATAACTTCCGACCGGCCCCCCACCCAGAGGCCAACAAAAGGCCCATCTCCCGGGGGCATCACCAACCCCAGCCTCTCCACCACAACCAGGGTGGacccagaggggagagggggccCCAGCTCTGGTCCAAAGAAGCCACGCGGGCTTGGGCAGCTGCCCACTCCCAGTCCCACTCATTCTTCCACGGACACTCCCACTCTCACCACCACTCCCAGGACGGCTCCACCCACCACCATCACCCCTCTCACCACCACCCCCGGCTCCAGACCTCCTCCTCAGTCCGGCAGGCCCGTAGTGAGAtgcaccccctcccctcctccatggTTCCCCTGGCGCTCTACCAGCACCAACGCAACCTCCACCGCTCCAACAGATCAGCCTCCACAGACCTCAACTCCTCCCAGCTACACCCCTATTTTGAAAACGGGAAGGTGTGCTATCGTAAGCCAGAGGAGGCTCCTCTGAGTCTGAGCCAGCCTCCCCAGGGCAAGTCTCTCCAGGGCCAGCCATCCCAGCCCTCCCCTCCCCAGTCCCACAGACCAACCTCCAAGGACCTGTCTGAGCCCATCTACGTCAACTTCCCTTTCCCCAGCCCCTCTACTGGGGCCCAAAACACAAAGAGCTGGACCAGCACAGACCTGGATGGAGACTCTACACAAGATTCTGAACCTCTTGCCACGCCAAACCCAGAGGATCAGAGACAGTCCTCCCCCCGCCTGGCCCCTGACCAGGGAGGCTCCACCAGCGTTAGCCTCACCCCCTCCACTCCAGACAGCCCAGCCGCCCACAACGACTCGGCCGCAACGACCCCAGGGAGCATCCAGGAGAGCAACTTCCTCCCAGCTCGCACAGCGTCTACATCGACAGGGATCCACTACCGCAGCCGCTCAGACCCCCAGAGCTCCAGCTGCAGTACGGAGCCCATCCCGGGCCTGTCGGGGAAGGAGATCGCCTCCCTGCTGATAGAGAAGCtggctgaggaggagagggctgagggTCCCTCCACAGTCACCTCCTCCTCTGCCAGCTCCTCCCCTGCCATGGAGCACCCTGCCAACCCCTACCCCAGCCAGCAGCACAACCAGCCCCCGCCTGCCTATAATGTCTACACCCCGGGCCCCTCACTGATCAGGGCTCCTCAGAGGGCCGGGGCAGAGGGCTTCCAACGCCTAGACCCACTCCGGAGGTCCTCGCCCGGGGGCCAGTACAGGCAGGCCTTTGACGTCATGCCCTCAGGCGATCAGGTGCTCAAATACTACCGGACCCAAGACTTTACCCCTGGGCCCCAGGGAGAGCACCAGAGCTCTGGCGCTAACCCCTACCCCCCTCGGCAGCACTACCAGGAGCCCTCCTACCCCATCCAGAGCCCCCAGGACCCCTGCTCCTCCAGCTACCCCAGCCAGCCCCTCTTGGAGCCCTCCGACTCCCCGTCTGCAGCCTTCTCCAACCTGACGCTGGGAGCCCCCAGGCCCTACCCCGGCCAGCCAGGAGGCCTCCAGTACAGCCAGTACCCCTTCCATCCTGGCCCGATGCTGGGCCAATACCCCAACCCTCCACCCCGCAGAGATGTGGTCCACGAGCCGGTGCTGCGGCCGCAGGGTCTGAGGAACCAGAGAGGGCTGGCACGGCAGGGCAGCTTACCTGGACCATCACCCAACTGGACCATCCATACTGAGGGTCAGACACGCAGCTACTGCTGA